One stretch of Papaver somniferum cultivar HN1 unplaced genomic scaffold, ASM357369v1 unplaced-scaffold_154, whole genome shotgun sequence DNA includes these proteins:
- the LOC113336794 gene encoding zinc finger BED domain-containing protein RICESLEEPER 2-like: MDESAVSTPSSSNASLSNKRRKSIVWSHFTIQQVELNGAKINKAICNYCKKHYSCSSGGGTGHLNRHWKKCSPRHHGIMNPNDPNIHYSPTPLTIEGSVIRPIPVQLPTPAKSTPGPSRLVSHDAIQPRIDAGPVDPGFMYDQGRMREGLAVYVSAAEQPFTFGQDRRFEYFMRNYCQPGFSKVPKGVVKNDALEIFKMQKRGLISEFANHNGVISFTSDMWTSSNYKLGYLSLTAHYISSDTWFLNKKIIGFRMLEYPHSDQHMYQSILNILNEYGIVDKCFSITFDNYSANSSATDFFKHNFHPPYEGLLFHIRCLCHTINLIVQDGIKLIDEDPEKNYIEKIRDSLIFIISSPSRLQEFDELCKMNDLKPRRFKMDTPTRWNSTYLMLKSCQGYELLIKEFNSKYNHVFLVDRDFECAFTFMQLLEVFYDAIKILADVYYPTSSIALNQLYNISNAFVECRRYSTYATIFAKMEQRFKTYCEHIPPIFLLSSVMDPRKKLLGTEALIEGISEKLNIHLHNTSDSIKSMLSTLYNSYEQSHGNPSHGSAMAASPHTIRKNDASWNLIASKGKQKSTSSSALAHTDLYKYLDTEFTDFITDQEDEANFDLLSWWRKYCGNFPILSIMARDLLTPPVSTVASGVAFSASGSVLDEKKTKLSAEMLDAQVCLKDWDDAKFRDQNFMDEESSDSDAVGAPPGY; this comes from the coding sequence ATGGATGAATCAGCAGTTTCAACCCCCTCTAGTTCAAATGCATCATTATCAAATAAGAGAAGGAAATCAATAGTATGGAGTCATTTTACAATTCAGCAAGTAGAATTAAACGGTGCTAAAATCAACAAAGCCATTTGCAATTACTGTAAAAAGCATTATTCATGTAGTTCAGGTGGTGGTACTGGTCATTTGAATAGGCATTGGAAAAAATGTTCACCTAGACATCATGGTATTATGAACCCTAATGATCCTAACATTCATTATTCTCCAACCCCTTTGACCATTGAGGGTTCAGTTATTAGGCCTATCCCTGTCCAGTTACCAACCCCAGCTAAAAGTACCCCAGGGCCAAGTAGGTTAGTGTCTCATGACGCTATACAGCCTCGTATCGATGCCGGTCCTGTGGATCCGGGGTTTATGTATGATCAAGGTAGAATGAGAGAGGGTTTAGCTGTTTATGTGTCTGCAGCTGAACAGCCTTTTACTTTCGGCCAAGACCGCAGGTTCGAGTATTTTATGAGAAATTATTGTCAGCCAGGGTTTAGTAAAGTGCCGAAAGGGGTTGTTAAAAATGATGCATTGGAGATTTTTAAAATGCAGAAGCGGGGTTTGATTTCTGAGTTTGCTAATCATAATGGTGTTATTTCATTTACTTCTGATATGTGGACTAGCAGTAATTACAAATTGGGTTATCTTTCGCTTACTGCGCATTACATTAGTTCTGATACTTGGTTTTTGAATAAGAAGATTATTGGTTTTCGTATGCTGGAGTATCCTCATTCTGATCAGCACATGTATCAGAGTATACTGAATATCCTGAATGAGTATGGGATTGTTGATAAATGTTTCAGTATTACTTTCGATAACTACAGTGCTAATAGCAGTGCAACTGATTTCTTTAAGCATAATTTTCATCCCCCATACGAAGGCTTGTTGTTTCATATTAGATGTTTGTGTCATACTATCAATTTGATTGTGCAAGATGGTATTAAGCtaattgatgaagatcctgaaaagaATTATATTGAAAAAATTAGAGACTCGTTGATTTTTATAATATCGTCACCTTCTAGATTACAAGAGTTTGATGAACTTTGCAAAATGAATGATTTGAAGCCTAGGCGTTTCAAAATGGATACTCCGACCCGCTGGAATTCGACTTATCTGATGTTGAAGTCTTGTCAGGGTTATGAGCTATTGAttaaggaatttaattccaagtATAACCATGTGTTTTTAGTAGACAGGGATTTCGAATGTGCTTTCACTTTTATGCAATTGTTAGAAGTTTTCTATGATGCTATCAAGATATTAGCCGATGTTTATTATCCTACTTCATCGATTGCTTTGAATCAATTGTATAACATCTCTAACGCTTTTGTTGAGTGTAGAAGGTATTCGacttatgcaaccattttcgccAAAATGGAACAAAGGTTTAAAACATATTGTGAACATATTCCACCTATTTTCCTCTTGTCTTCTGTTATGGATCCTAGGAAAAAGTTACTTGGTACAGAAGCACTAATCGAAGGGATTTCAGAGAAGTTGAACATTCATTTGCATAACACTTCTGATAGCATTAAGAGCATGTTAAGTACTTTGTATAATTCATATGAACAAAGTCATGGCAACCCATCGCACGGATCAGCTATGGCGGCATCACCACACACTATAAGAAAGAATGATGCATCTTGGAATTTGATTGCTAGTAAAGGTAAACAGAAAAGCACAAGTTCTTCTGCCTTGGCGCATACTGACCTGTACAAGTATCTGGATACTGAGTTTACTGATTTCATTACTGATCAAGAAGATGAAGCGAATTTCGATCTTTTGTCATGGTGGAGAAAGTATTGTGGGAATTTTCCGATTCTATCTATCATGGCGCGGGATCTGTTAACGCCTCCAGTTTCTACAGTTGCTTCAGGTGTTGCTTTCAGTGCAAGTGGCAGTGTTTTGGATGAGAAGAAGACGAAGTTAAGTGCTGAAATGTTAGATGCACAGGTTTGCTTGAAAGATTGGGACGACGCAAAGTTCAGAGATCAGAATTTCATGGATGAAGAATCTTCCGACTCTGATGCAGTTGGTGCACCACCAGGATACTAA